A stretch of the Siniperca chuatsi isolate FFG_IHB_CAS linkage group LG24, ASM2008510v1, whole genome shotgun sequence genome encodes the following:
- the LOC122872218 gene encoding transmembrane protein 163-like yields MTDSTPPDSTAVPDLAVVVNPTAANGQCEQADSQLQQPSTESQGEGFKMDQEMKITDSIEDRGLLESSMRLKPHEAQSYRKKALWVSWVSIAVTIVLAIAAFTVSIMRHSASAFGFAFDAMLDVLSSVIVLWRYSNAAAVHSAHREYIACVILGVIFILSSLCILGKAIHDLATKLLPEVDEFLFSVSIVSGLVCISLSVIKFMLGKVLTSRALITDGFNSLVGGIMGFSILISAEVFKHEPKVWYLDGTIGVLIGLVILAYGVKLLLDMVPRVRQTRNYERFE; encoded by the exons ATGACAGACTCCACACCACCAGACTCCACCGCCGTCCCGGACCTGGCTGTAGTAGTAAACCCCACGGCGGCGAACGGGCAGTGCGAGCAGGCGGACTCCCAGCTGCAGCAGCCCAGCACAGAAAGTCAGGGAGAGGGTTTCAAGATGGACCAGGAGATGAAGATAACAGACAGCATAGAGGACCGAG GTCTTCTGGAAAGCAGTATGCGTCTAAAGCCGCATGAAGCACAGAGTTACCGCAAGAAAGCTCTGTGGGTGTCCTGGGTGTCCATAGCGGTCACCATAGTCCTGGCCATCGCCGCTTTCA CTGTTTCCATCATGCGCCACAGTGCTTCAGCTTTTGGATTTGCT TTTGATGCCATGCTGGATGTGTTGTCCTCTGTCATTGTATTGTGGCGGTACAGCAACGCTGCAGCTGTCCATTCAGCACACCGCGAATACAT AGCCTGTGTTATCCTGGGTGTGATTTTCATCCTGTCTTCCTTGTGCATTCTGGGTAAGGCCATCCACGACCTGGCCACCAAGCTGCTACCTGAAGTG gatGAATTCCTGTTCAGTGTGTCCATCGTCAGTGGCTTGGTGTGCATCTCCCTGTCTGTGATCAAGTTTATGCTCGGCAAAGTGCTCACAAGCCGAGCACTCATCACTGATG GATTCAACTCACTGGTGGGGGGAATCATGGGGTTCTCCATCCTCATCAGTGCTGAAGTATTCAAGCATGAACCCAAGGTGTGGTACCTGGATGGGACAATAGGCGTCCTCATAGGTCTTGTCATCCTCGCCTATGGAGTCAA GCTGCTGCTGGACATGGTCCCACGGGTCCGACAAACCAGGAACTACGAGCGTTTTGAGTGA